Genomic window (Paenibacillus sp. PK3_47):
CATGACAAGGAGTTGTCCGCCATTATTGGTACATTAATAGAAGAAGTATAAAGAAAGAGGTGGAAGTCATGCAGGCAAGTATTCAGCCCGTAGTTACATGGAGTCAAAACCGGATTTTTGCAGGCACTGTCCAAAATTTAGAGCTGCTTGTGGAATGGAGCGGAAGCTCCGGCAATCAGGATTTTCGCAAAAAAAGCCGTAAGGTGGCGGCACGGGAAATCGAGCTGAGAATTTGGCTTGAATCACATATGACACTGAGCGGCTGCCATGGCTGCAATGCGGAGCGAGGCGAAGGAGGATCCTTTCTGTTTAAGCTTGGAAAAATCCATTCCGGAAGCCGCAAATACATTGGTCTTGCGTTCACCACAGCAGCAATGCCGGCCGGAGTTCATGAAGCCATCTGGATGCAGTGGCAGTATAAGCAGCCGCCGGCGGAGCGGATCCGTGAGCTGCCTTTGAACAAGCTGAGTCTGGAATATACACATCATACGGATATTCTAAACGCGGCGACTTGTTTCCACGTAGAAAAGCATATGGAGCTTCTCAAAGCGGCCGAAGCCATGGAAGCGCTAGCGGTACTGCGGTCCCGGGAACCTGATCAGAAGGTATACGAGAAGCTGCGCAGGCAAGCGGACAAGGTGCTGCTGCTGGCTGCACGCTCAGGAGATCTGCAATTGGTCAAAGAAGCTGAAATGTTGTATAAGCAGTTGAGTGTTTAAAATTTGATATATGAATGACCGATTGGTCATACCTTAAACGTCGGATAATACCGATATACATACATAATAGAAGCAGTCATCAGAGACAAAGAAAATTTAAGGAAAAATATTACTATAATTGCGCAGATAAATAGTACAATGAATCTATTGCCTATTGTTAACATGGTTAATTTAGCCCTTGTTAGCAGGTATGCATTTACTTCGTAAACATAAAAAATGGGTCTACTTTACCATGAATCAAGGGGAACTGAAAATGACAGACCGATTGATCCGGCTAATGCGTATCATTACGCTAGTTCAAGCCAAACCGGGAATTTTGGCACGAGAGCTTGCGGAGCGCTGCGGCAACAGTGAGAGAACGATTTACCGGGATATGGATGCGCTTAGTGCCATGCATATTCCAATTACCCACCTGGGGCATGGCAAGGGATATGCTTTTATCGGGAATTTTGCATTGTACCCTTTAGATTTGTCGGAAGAGGAAGCGGCCGCATTTTCGCAGCTCGGCAGCATCATGAGAGACATCAAACCATTACTGCCTCCTGAATTTGAAGACGCCTATGAAAAAATAATGGCAGCTGAATACAAGCAAACGGCGGAAAGGGAAGAAAAGATGGAGAGTGTAAAAACGGAGGCCTGGCGGCTCTGGACAGAGAGGAGCAATGCCCGGACTGAGCCGTCGCCTTTTCTGACAGGAATTCTGTCAGCCATGATGAAGCAGAGGAGCATCCTTGCGGATTATTATGAGAATAATTATGAGGAAAAAGAGCTCCGGATTGACCCGTATTGCCTTGTTCCGCTGGAAAACCGTTACTATCTTATCGGGTTCTGCCACCGGTTCGGGCTGATCCGGGCTTTTCATATCAGCGGATTTGCAGGTGTCGAGACGCTTAACCACCGCTTTTCCAAGGAGCTGTTTGACCTGCAGGCTTTTATGAAGCAGAAGTGGTCGCTGGATCAGGACAGTCTGCAGGTGGAGTTCAAAGTCCGGCTTTCCGAGCGGATGATGGAGTGGATCAGAGATGATGAAATGATGTTCAAGCCGGTAAAGATTGACCGGGAACGCTGCTGCCTTCATTTCAAGGTTGCTGTCGAACAGGATATCGGTTTTGTCCGCTGGATTATGGGCTTTGAAGAGGAAGCGGAGCTGCTGGAGCCGTTTTATTACCGGGACATGCTGAGGGAGCAGCTGGATAAGTGGCTGATGCTCTATAAATAACGTGGAATTATAACGATTATAGAAGTACTCCGGATAATCCCTTCAGGTGAAGCTGCGCATGAAGGGATTCTATGTGTTGCAGAATCGTTGAATGATTGTGAATAATTATATACTATTCATAACTGATTATATTCAAGCATAACGAAACGTATAGAAAACAAATACTGCTTATGCTAGAATTACATCAAAATATACAAAGATACATAAGCGGGAGGAATAAAAATGTACAAGAAATTAATGGCGGTAGTCGTCGCCGTACTGCTTGCTGCTGGGCTATCCGCTGTTCCGGAGAAGCAGGCTGGAGCGGCCAAGAAAACGGAAATTATCGTGTCAGCGGCGGCAAGCCTGCAGGACAGCCTTGATAAGATAGCCCTTCAGTATGAGAAACAGCATCCGGAGATTGATCTGGTCTTTAACTATGGCGCTTCCGGTACACTGCAGAAGCAGATTGAACAGGGGGCACCGGCTGATTTATTCTTCTCTGCAGGCGATAAGCAGATGGCAGCGCTGGTGGATAAGGGTCTCATTTCCACACGTACAGGACTGCTGAAGAATCAGCTGGTACTGGTGGTGCCTGCAGGCTCCAAAGCCGAGTTCACAACCATCACACAGCTTACGGATAAAGCCTTTAAGAAGATTGCAGTAGGCCAGCCGGAATCGGTGCCGGCAGGACAATATGCGCAGCAGGCGCTGACGGCCAAAAAACTGTGGGAGCCGCTGCAGAGCAAGCTTGTCTTTGCCAAGGATGTACGGCAGGTGCTCTCTTATGTAGAAACAGGAAATGTGGATGCCGGATTTGTCTACAAAACCGATGCTTTGACTTCCAAGAAAGTAAAGATCGCTCTTACAGTAGGGGCGCATGTTCATAAGGCAATAAACTATCCAGTAGGCCTTGTGAAGGGTTCTGGGCATCAGGCAGAGGCCAAGGCTTTCTACAATTACGTTCAGACGAAAGCGGCGGGTGAGGTTTTTACCGCATACGGCTTTCAGCTGGCAAAATAATCATGCGATTAGCGTGCAAGCGGGGTGGAAGCTGATGGGGATCAATTGGAGTGATTTTTTCGCCCCGGTCTGGCTTTCGGTCAAAATTGCTGTAATTACCAGTATCCTCGTGTTCATCCTGGCGACCTTCGCGGCAAAGCTGATGGCAGGACGGAAGTTTCCGGGCTACAGCCTGGTTGAAACGGTCATGCTGCTGCCGCTGGTCCTGCCTCCGACGGTAGTCGGATTCGTGCTTCTGGTCATCCTGGGCCGGAGGAGCTGGATCGGGAGGCTGTATGAGCAGTTAACGGAGCAGACGATTCTGTTTACCTGGGGAGCGGCAGTGATTGCTGCAGTGGTTGTCGCCTTTCCGCTCGTCTACCGGACGGTGAAGGCGGGATTTGAAGGTGTGGAAAAGGATCTGGAGGATGCCGCACGTGCGCAGGGGGCAAGCGAGCTTCAGGTACTGAGGTTTGTGACGCTTCCGCTGGCCGGCCGTTCACTGGCTGCAGGGTATGTACTCGGGTTCGCCCGCGGGCTCGGGGAGTTCGGGGCGACAATCATGGTGGCCGGCAATATACCGGGCCGCACCCAGACGGTACCAACCGCTATATATGTAGCTGTCGATGGCGGAGACATGACGATGGCCTGGATGTGGGTCTGCTCCATTATCGCGATATCAGCGGTTATGCTGATGTTCGTCAACAAGCGTTCAAGATAAAGAATAGACATACATAAACCTCCGGGTCTGCCAGGCTTCACGGCAGATCCGGAGGTTTGTTGTTTGTCCCGTATTAAGTTTCGAAGATTACTCTTCCCGTATCTGTAAGGTCATAGCCGTGAATGGAGCTCAGCTCATTCTTGAAGGCCGGGGAGCGCAGGATGTCAATGACGCTGTTGACCCACGGATCATGCTCCGGCTTCTTGATCATCACCAGATCATAGCGCTCCTTAATAAGCGGAATGAAATCGACGCCGTCGATGATTCTGGAGGCTTTCTCGGTGCCGATGCCGACATCGGCTTCACCGCGCGCGACTACGCCGGCTACGGCGAGGTGGCTGTTCTCTTCGCGGCTGTAGCCGCTGATGCCGGCAGAGCGGATGCCATGGAGGCGAAGCTGCTCGTCCAGGAGCACACGGGCCCCCGACCCGAGCTCGCGGTTAATAAGGGTAAGGCCCTTCTGCTGCAGATCCCGCCAGCCGGTGATGCCTTTGGGATTGCCTTTTTGAACATATAAGCCGGCACTGCGGGCCAGCATGTGCACCACAATGTAAGAGAAGCCGACGAGCAGCTTGCGGATGTACGGCAGGTTATACTCTCCGGTATCGCCATCCAGCAGATGCGTGCTGACAATGTCGGATTCACCGTGATACATGGCAATCAGGCTGTCCAGGCTGCCGGCATAGGAGCGGAGCGGCCTTGCCGACGGCAGGCTGCGCTCCAGATGGGTGGCCAGAATGTCCAGCGACATGTCCTGGCCGGTGATGACGATGTTGAAGCCGGCGGACTTGGCGGCTGGCGCCGGCTGCTGTGACAGGTGAAGCGGCGTGGAGAAGGTGGCCGGCGGAAGCGTAAAGGGAGCGTGGGGCGGAGCAGAGGATGCAGCTCCTGATCCGGCTGCAGGAGCAGATGCTGCACCGCTGCGTGAATTCTGCTTATAGGCCTCCAGATCGGAGAAATCCACACGCATCTGCTTTCCGACACGGTAGGAGGGCAGTTCGCCCTTTTTAATCAAATCGTATACTTTGAGCTTCGATATCTTCAAGAGCCGGGCAATTTCCTCGGTGGTGTAGGAAGTGTTCTCGTGCTCAGGCATAATTATAGCCTCCTAAAGGATGCACTGCGGCAGTGCCCTGAGTAAATCCTCATCATAGCTCAAGACTACCTTATTTTGAGGTGCTGCGCAATGAACAGCCTTAGGGGGCGGATGTAGCGATCAAAAGGCCAGATGTCTGTCTTTATTCACCTGCTGCCTGTCGGATAGACCGATCAGCTCGGACACGGTAACGAACTTAAACCCCTTTTTTTTCAGCTCCGGCAGAATAATTTTAAGTGCCTCTTTGGTCTGCGACTGTCCGTGGACATAGTCATGGAACAGCACGATATCACCGTTTCTGGCATTGCGGATCACTTTACTGGATATATTCCATACACCCGGGCGGTTCCAGTCGCGGGTATCCTGATGCCAGGACCACAGCACCGGACGCAGCCCCATGCTGTTGGAGACATCCACCAGCGTCTGATCATACATTCCGCCGGGCGGTCTGAACAGGCTGCTGTGCCTGCCGGACACCTTGAATATTTCCTGTTCAGTCAGTTCAAGCTCCTTCTGGATTTGCTGCTGGGATACAGGAGCTTTGAAGTACACATGATTATAGGTATGATTCGCCAGCTCATGGCCTTCGGTAATGACCCGTCTGGCGACATCAGGGTAAGCGGCAATCTTTTTACCGATGGCAAAGAAGGTGCATTTGGCATTGTGTTCCTGCAGCACATCCAGAATCTCTCCGGTTTCATCGGGGTCAGGCCCATCGTCGAAGGTGAGGGCAATCACCTTTTGATTTGTATGCACCTCCCAGATCATCTCGCCCCGCTGTTCGTAATAATCACGGTTTTTGACATTCGGGCTGCTCATGGCTGTACCTGCCGTGCCAAGAACAAGTGCGGTGGAGATCAGCAGCAGGGCTGTATTTCTGCAGCTTGCTTTCATGGGTTCACTATCCTTCCAGGCGTGTCCCGCAGCAGTTCAAGGGACGGGGGTGTTTTTGTATAGAATGCGCCTTATTCCTGATGAAATATTCAATGCGGCATACAAACCGTAAAGTTTCTATTTTAGAGTGAAAGTTATGCTGAAAATGACTTATAATGTAGTACTAAATACAGAATTAGGGATAGGGGGAGCGGATATGACATTAATTGAAAAAAGAGAGCACCGGCAATATCCGGAGATTACCCGCCTGGAGACCTCGAGAGCCGCTTATGAACGCGATTATTCGCGTCTGATCCATTCGCCGACTTTCCGCCGGCTGCAGGGCAAATCACAGGTGTTCGGCGCCGGGACCGGCGACTACTACCGGACGCGACTGACCCATTCACTGGAGGTAGCGCAAATTGCCCGGGAGGCAGCCAAAAGCCTGCTGCGCTCTTACCCTGAAGTGGAGACCGGGCAGGCTGAGAATCCCGGCCTTGTCATTGATCCGGAAGTGGTGGAATGTGCAGCCATCGCCCATGATTTCGGACATCCGCCTTTTGGCCACAAGGGCGAAGAAGTACTGGACAGCATTCTGGAGCAGCTGATCGCGAAGAAGACCGATGATGAGGTGCTCAAATCCGGTGCCGGTACGGTACAGAAGCAGACGATTCATGAAAATATGAAGCGCAAATACGAGCATTTTGAAGGCAATGCCCATAATTTCCGGCTGATTATGTTTCTCGAAAAACGGGAGAACATCGACGGCTTGAACCTGTCAGATGCCGTGCTCCTGGGCATTAACAAATATCCTTTTCCGGGAACGGTACTGAAGAAGGGCCTGTATCTCCATGAATGGGATTATATTTCGGAGATCCGGCGGGAGTGGGGAGTGCCGGAAGGCAAGAAAACGCTGGAAGCCCAGCTGATGGACCTCTGTGATGACATTGCCTATTCTGCGCATGATCTGGAGGACGGCATTAAAGCAGGCAAAATTGAAGTGCATGAGCATTTCATGCATGATTCCTACATCCGGAAGCTGATTGTCGAGAAAATCACCACGCTGGAGGATTTCTTCTGGAAAGGCTGGGAGGAGGGGCAGATCAGCATCAAGGTAGAGGAAGTGCTGAGTTCATTCCTCAGAGTGTGGATGGAGAAAATGCCCACCTGCGAAAATGACTATTCCCGGACCCGGCGGGAAGTAAAGGCGTATTGGGTCAGCACCTTTGTCGCCAGCCTTGGTGTTATTCCGGACGGAGACTGGAAGAAGGTTACGTTCATTAAAGAGGGCAGGGAGGATGAGGACATGCTGCGGACAGTCAGTGTGCTCAAAAGCTTTGCCTGGGTGACGATGATCCGCGACCTGCGTGTGCAGCGCCTCCAAAAACGCAGCGAGTGGATTCTGCGCAGGCTGTGGGCAGCCTTCAATGATCCCGAGACGTCAAAGGCAATCATTCCAAGTGACTGGCTGCAGCGTTTTGAAAAGGATCAGCGGAGCAGCCGGCCCATCTGGACATGGGAGCATATGGTGATTGATTACATCGCGGGCATGACAGATGCTTTTGCCGAGAAGATATATAACGAGCTGTATGGGCTTAAGGTCGGTTCAATCTATGACCTCGATTAGACTTATTGCTTAATTTCTGGATAAGCTGCACATGCTAAAGCGCCGCAAGACAGACCCTGACGGGTCCGTTTTGCGGTTTTTTATGGTCTTTGCTTTTGAATTATGGTCTTGATTTTTGATTTCTGGTCTTGTATTGTTGTAATTTGTTATTATTTTGTTATTATAAAATCCACGGTTTTTTTAATTATGATATTTGCTGCTTAGAGTCATTAGTTATAATTAAACCTTTGAAATATGCGGGTTTATTCAGGATAATAGCCTTTGTTTGGAATACGGTTAATTGGTCTTTGTTTAAATTTAATAGAGATTTTAGTATTTTGTTATTGTTAATTTGTTATTACAATGCTAATATTACCAATGAGTTATTATATATTTCTGTAAGGCGGAGAGGAAAAGCGGTATACACGTTACGTTTATCTTGTAAGCCTTTACACAGGAGGAGGAAAAGGTAGTGAAGAGGTTTAGAAAAAGTTTTCTGCTGTTTCTTACGGCCGTTATGATGCTGTCGATGGCTGTACCTGCACTGGGTGCAGGCGGCAGCGAGAACCTTGGTACACACTGGGCCAAAGACAGTATCGGTACATGGCAGGGGAACGGAGTGATCCGCGGCTATCCTGACGGAACGTTCAGACCGGATAACCTTGTTACCAGGGCTGAGCTGGTCAGCATCATCAACAAGCTGTTCGGATTCAGTGCGCCCGCGGAGTATACATTCTCGGATGTGCCGGCAGGAGCATGGTATGCCACAGACCTGGCGGTAGCAAAGCAGGCAGGATATTATAAGGGGTTTCCGGACAACAAAGCGAAAGCGGATACAAAGATAAGCCGCCAGGATACGGCGACACTGCTCGCCTCGGTTTTTGCCCTACAGCCGGGCAATCATCCTGCCGCTGAATTTACAGACCACAGCAATATCAGCGCTTATGCCGCAGAGGCGGTCCAGGCGCTTCAGGGAATCCTTAACGGTTATCCTGACGGAAGCTTCCGTCCGGACCGCCCCATCACCAGGGCAGAGGCGGTTAGCATTGTGGACCGGCTGGTCAGCCGGTATTACAACACCGCTGGAACCTTTGAGGGCGGCAGCATTCAGGGGAATGTTCTGATTAACCGCAGCGGAGTGGTGTTCAAAGACAGCGGTGTATCCGGGAATTTATATTTAACTCCCGGCATCGGCAGCGGTGAAGCCGTTTTGGAGAAGGTGACTGTTCAAGGAGCGGTATACATTGCCGGAGGCGGTGAGAATTCAATTCATATCAGCGATTCCCGCCTGGCATCGGCGGTAGTGAAGCGTATGGACGGCAAGGTCCGTATTGCGGCGGAAGGGGACACATCGGTCGGCCAGCTTACTGTTGAAAGCGCCTCTGTTTTGGAAATCGGCCCCGGGGCGGTCATTACTGAGGCGGTCATCGGCAGCGGTGCAGCCGGTACCTCCATTACAGGCAAAGGCACGATTACCAGTCTTATCGTCCGTGCTTCTTCAGTAAGCCTTAACGGCCAAACCTTGACAGAAGGAAGCTACTCTGTGAGCAACGGGGCTACTGCACCGGCTGCAGCAGCTGCCGGAAGCCCCGCAGGTTCCGGCAGTTCAGGGAATTCTGGCGGCGGTGGCGGTAATGGTGGAGGAGGCTCTGCGGCAACGACCATTCATATTGCGGACCCTGGGGCAACAGCTGCTACGAAATCCCTGTTCGCTTATCTGGATGAGATGAGCGGCAAGCAGATCATGTTCGGGCATCAGCATGATACGACTGTATCTTTTGCCGGCAAGGATACCGCCGGTAACGTGATTTCAGATGTGTACAGCGCAACGGGCGATTATCCTGCCGTCTTTGGCTGGGATACGCTCAGCTTGGACGGTTATGAGAATCCTCCGGGTGTAAGCGGGAATTATGAAGCAAGCAGGCTCGGCCTGACTGCAGCGATGAAGCACGCGCATAAGCTGGGCGGCATCGTTACCCTAAGCACACATCCATACAATTTTGTGACTGGAGGAAACTTCAATGATACAGGCAATTCCAAAGGTGCAACCTCGTCGGTAGTGGCGCGTATTCTGCCCGGAGGCGACAGGAACAGCGCATTCAACCTCTATCTCGACCGTATTGCCGATTTTGCGAACAATCTGAAGGACGATGAGGGCGATCTGATTCCGGTTCTGTTCCGGCCGTTCCATGAGCAGAACGGCGGCTGGTTCTGGTGGGGGGCTGCAACGACCACCAAAAGTGAATACGCCGAACTGTACCGTTACACCGTAGAATATCTGCGCGACATTAAGGGCGTTCATAACTTCCTGTATGTCTTTTCTCCAAACGGCCCGTTCAACGGGAATGAGGATGAATATTTAACCACCTATCCGGGTGATCAGTATGTGGATATTCTCGGTATGGACCAGTACGACAACAAGGATAATGCAGGTTCGGAGGCATTCCTGGGCGGTCTTGTAAAGGATCTGCGCATGATCTCCAGTCTGGCCCGGGAGAAGAACAAAATCGTTACCCTGTCAGAATACGGCTACAGCGCTTCGGGAATGAAGACAGCCGGCAACAATGAGCTGGAATGGTTCACCAAGATCCTGAATGCCATCAAGGCAGACCCGGATGCGGCACGGATCTCCTACATGCTGACCTGGGCCAACTTCGGCGAAGGCAACAATCTGTATGTTCCATACAAGAATGTGCCGAACAAAGCCGATCATGAGCTGCTTCCGGACTTTATAAAATACTATGAAGACCCGTATACGGCGTTTGCCGGGGAAGTGAAGGCTGACAATAAATACGGGCGTGTTGTAAATACGGCGGCAAAGGAGCCGTTCCTGCACATTGTGACTCCGAACAATATCGGTACAGTAACGGAATCGACTTCGGTTATCCGTGCGAAAGCCGCCAATATGCAGTCTGTCAAAGTCACTTATTCAGTGGGTGCAGCAGGCGCTGAAACCGAAATGACACTGGGAGCTGACGGCTATTATACTGCTGCCTGGCAGCCTGATTCCACCCTCAACGGCAGTTCTGCCGACATTACGGTAAAAGCTTACGGGACAGGTGATGTTTTACTTACGCAAACCATCTCGGTATTTGTGAAGATCAGTGAGGTTCCGCTGACACGGATCACATTTGATAGCCTGGCGGATCTGCAGCTGGTGCAGAACAACGGCACCTGGTCGGGTCTGGCCGGCAACGGAGAAACCATCAAGACCGGTTTCCAGCATGCATTTATGGATGGGGACGGAAAGCTGAAGATTGATATCACTGAAGGACTGTCCGCAGAGGACACGTGGCAGGAATTGAAGCTGCAGCTTACACCGGCAGCGCTGGATGGAGTGGATCTCGCCAAAGCCGGACGTGTGAATTTCAGTGCACTCATACCTGAATCCGCGCAAAATGCCTCCGGAAACGCAGCGGTGCGCGGTGTTATCCAGCTGCCGGAGGACTGGAACACGAAATACGGGATGGATTCCAGCTATAAGGCATTGTCCGACCTGCCAAAAATTACGGTGGCCGGCGTATCCTACTATAAATTTGATGTCTCCATAGATCTGGATAATGCAGGGAAAACAGCGGCTGCGACAGGCCTGGCCATTTCCATTGTCGGCAGCGGACTTGTCTCAGAAGGCATTCTGCCAATTTATGTGGATGATGTGGGGCTCTTCAATATCTACTCAGCACCGGTATCCGACAAAGCGCTGGTCGATGATTTTGAAGCCTATGGTTCCAGCGACGATGCGCTTGCCGCCAAATATCCCAAAGCGGGCGGTGATGATATCGGAGTCTCCCTGAGCGCAGACCGCAAGCACTCGGGCAATTTTGGAATGAAGCTGCGCTACAGCATCAACAGTGCAGGATATGCCGGGGCCGGCAAAAGCCTGGGGGCGCTGGATTGGTCGGAATATAATGCGCTCAGTATGTGGATTGCTTCCGAAGGCAGCGCTTCCTACGCTGAAACAGGCGAGCCCCTGAAGCTGGTGGTCCAGCTGGTCATTGACGGCGGTTATTTCGAAGCTTATCCGGTCATTGCTCCAGGAACAAACGGGCAGGTGGTTATAAGTCTTAAAGATCTTGCCGGAATGAGCTGGGGCAAGGGCGGCGCGCTCACCGGGGAAAGGCTGAAGCAGGTGCAGAGCTTCAATCTGTATGTGAACTCGATGGATGGCGGCGCGCATGAAGGCGTACTGTATTTTGATGATATCAAGGCCATTTATGATCCGGCTCTTCCTGATCTGTCCGGTGAGAACGGCGGACAGCCGGAAGCCCATGCGCCGGGAATCCTGTATCAGTTCACAAGTGCCGGAGACATTGCTGGCTGGACAGCTGCTAACGGCAGCAGCGCCAATGCCGGAACTCCGGTATTTGCTGAAGAGGAGCAGGCGGTCAGTGTGGCTTTTGCTCTGGTAAACACCGGGCAGAACGATGACGGCAGTTTCAAGCAATCCTTTGAGCTTGCGGTGGACCCGGCGAAGCTGAATATTACCGGACTGGATACCCTTACTGCAAAAGTGAAGCTGTCCGGCGGCAGCGCCAAAGCGCGTCTGTTCATCAAGACCGGGGCAGGCTGGACCTGGACGGACAGCGGAACTCCGGTCACGGTGGATGCCAGCGGCTACACGGCCTTGTCGATTTCTTTGCCGGATGCTGCAAAAGCGGACGGTGCAGATCTGTCTGCGGTAAAAACCATCGGGGTGAAGATAGAGGACATCTCAAATGACGGCGGAACCTCCAATCTGTATCTGAAGGAAGTAACTCTGGCTGCTGCAGTGCAGTAAGATCATTTTGGGTCTTAAAAACGGTGAGGTAATAGCGGATTAACTGCGTCATAGAACAAAAGATTAAGGCAGTGATTCTCCTGTTAGGAGGGTCGCTGCCTTTTGTTATAATTTAAAGGAAACCGTTAAATATCTTAAAAATCTCATATGCTTTTACCGAAGTACAGAGTATAATCTACTTTTCGCTCATTTATGAAAATGATTGAACGGCAAAAATGAAGGGATCTTCCGGCTGGTCGGCTCGATCCGCAGCATTTCCGAGCAGACACATCTTCTGGCCATCAATGCTGCGATTGAAGCGGCCAGGGCAGGCGATGCCGGACGCGGATTTGCGGTAATGGCACAGGAAGTGCGCAAGCTGTCTGAAGAAGTGCAGCAGACCGTATCCGAAATTACAGCTATTAATGAAGGCATTCAGGCTGACTCGAGGGAAATGGTCCAGCAGCTGCGGGAAGGTGTTCTGATTACAGGGGAAGGCAGCCGGCAGATTGCAGAGACAGGCGGGGCGCTTGGGGAGATTAACCGTTCTGTAGATGTGATGGCCGGTACCATAGAGGAGATCAGCGGTGATCTGCAGCAGGTGACCGGAGCGAGTGAGACGATGAGTGAGTTCAGCCAGCTGCAGGCACTCTTGGACGAGCTTGAAGAATCTGTAACAAGATTTCAGGTATAACCATACAGAACTATAACAGCAAACAGCCTCCATGCGCACTTGTCGGAATGCAGGAAAGAGTGCACTGGAGGCTGTTTTATTGTCTTTCATGTTTAATATTGGCGGCTGTAGTCAACCTTATTACGGTTAGGCTCGCCGTCCGCCAGGTAAGATTTCAGATTCTCTGTAAAAATTTCGACGATACGGTCAGCATAGCGGTCTGTCGATCCGGCGCAATGGGGAGTGATAATTACCTTCTCCATGTCCCAAAGCGGGTGGTCCTCAGGAAGCGGCTCCTTCTCAAAAACATCCAGACCGGCACCAGCCAGCCTGCCGCTGTTCAGGGCATCCATCAGGTCCCCGGTATTCGTTGTGGCGCCGCGCCCGATATTGATATAATAAGCCCCTTGCCGGAAAGCTGAGAACATATCAGCATCGAACAGCATGCGGGTCTCATCGGTCAGCGGCAGTGTGTTAATGACAAAGTCACCGTTGCTTACAGCGCCGGACAGCTTGTCGGTCGTGTATACTTCGTCAAAATTGTCATCCGCTTTGCCTGAACGGCTGATTCCAATGGTCTTCATCCGGAACGCCTTGGCAATTCTGGCTGTTTCACTGCCGATGGCACCAGTTCCTGCAATGACAGCCGTCTTGCCGGTCAATTCGCTTTCGCTGCCGTCCGAATGCCAGCGGCGGTTCAGCTGATTGCGCATGGCCGTATGCAGATTCCGGGTAAACATCAGCATAAATCCGAGTATAACGGCAGTAATCGGTTCGGCATGCACGCCGCTCGCATTGGTAAGCAGGATGCCTCGCTCTTCAAGACGCTCAAGCGGCAGCTTCTCTACACCGGCGGACCAGGTCTGCACCCAGCGCAGCGGCGAATCCTGGCGCAGCAGTGTATCGCTGATGCCCTTGGCCCAGCCGATTACAATTTCGGCATCTGCAAGCAGTGCAAGATCCGGGTTCTTGGCATCCCCAAGTGTTATGGTATAATCTGGGGCGGCGGCACGAATAAGGTCCTGCTGTTCGGATGTTAAAGGCTGCAGACAAACAATAGATTTAGTC
Coding sequences:
- a CDS encoding D-2-hydroxyacid dehydrogenase, whose amino-acid sequence is MTKSIVCLQPLTSEQQDLIRAAAPDYTITLGDAKNPDLALLADAEIVIGWAKGISDTLLRQDSPLRWVQTWSAGVEKLPLERLEERGILLTNASGVHAEPITAVILGFMLMFTRNLHTAMRNQLNRRWHSDGSESELTGKTAVIAGTGAIGSETARIAKAFRMKTIGISRSGKADDNFDEVYTTDKLSGAVSNGDFVINTLPLTDETRMLFDADMFSAFRQGAYYINIGRGATTNTGDLMDALNSGRLAGAGLDVFEKEPLPEDHPLWDMEKVIITPHCAGSTDRYADRIVEIFTENLKSYLADGEPNRNKVDYSRQY
- a CDS encoding methyl-accepting chemotaxis protein; translation: MNGKNEGIFRLVGSIRSISEQTHLLAINAAIEAARAGDAGRGFAVMAQEVRKLSEEVQQTVSEITAINEGIQADSREMVQQLREGVLITGEGSRQIAETGGALGEINRSVDVMAGTIEEISGDLQQVTGASETMSEFSQLQALLDELEESVTRFQV
- a CDS encoding glycosyl hydrolase, which codes for MKRFRKSFLLFLTAVMMLSMAVPALGAGGSENLGTHWAKDSIGTWQGNGVIRGYPDGTFRPDNLVTRAELVSIINKLFGFSAPAEYTFSDVPAGAWYATDLAVAKQAGYYKGFPDNKAKADTKISRQDTATLLASVFALQPGNHPAAEFTDHSNISAYAAEAVQALQGILNGYPDGSFRPDRPITRAEAVSIVDRLVSRYYNTAGTFEGGSIQGNVLINRSGVVFKDSGVSGNLYLTPGIGSGEAVLEKVTVQGAVYIAGGGENSIHISDSRLASAVVKRMDGKVRIAAEGDTSVGQLTVESASVLEIGPGAVITEAVIGSGAAGTSITGKGTITSLIVRASSVSLNGQTLTEGSYSVSNGATAPAAAAAGSPAGSGSSGNSGGGGGNGGGGSAATTIHIADPGATAATKSLFAYLDEMSGKQIMFGHQHDTTVSFAGKDTAGNVISDVYSATGDYPAVFGWDTLSLDGYENPPGVSGNYEASRLGLTAAMKHAHKLGGIVTLSTHPYNFVTGGNFNDTGNSKGATSSVVARILPGGDRNSAFNLYLDRIADFANNLKDDEGDLIPVLFRPFHEQNGGWFWWGAATTTKSEYAELYRYTVEYLRDIKGVHNFLYVFSPNGPFNGNEDEYLTTYPGDQYVDILGMDQYDNKDNAGSEAFLGGLVKDLRMISSLAREKNKIVTLSEYGYSASGMKTAGNNELEWFTKILNAIKADPDAARISYMLTWANFGEGNNLYVPYKNVPNKADHELLPDFIKYYEDPYTAFAGEVKADNKYGRVVNTAAKEPFLHIVTPNNIGTVTESTSVIRAKAANMQSVKVTYSVGAAGAETEMTLGADGYYTAAWQPDSTLNGSSADITVKAYGTGDVLLTQTISVFVKISEVPLTRITFDSLADLQLVQNNGTWSGLAGNGETIKTGFQHAFMDGDGKLKIDITEGLSAEDTWQELKLQLTPAALDGVDLAKAGRVNFSALIPESAQNASGNAAVRGVIQLPEDWNTKYGMDSSYKALSDLPKITVAGVSYYKFDVSIDLDNAGKTAAATGLAISIVGSGLVSEGILPIYVDDVGLFNIYSAPVSDKALVDDFEAYGSSDDALAAKYPKAGGDDIGVSLSADRKHSGNFGMKLRYSINSAGYAGAGKSLGALDWSEYNALSMWIASEGSASYAETGEPLKLVVQLVIDGGYFEAYPVIAPGTNGQVVISLKDLAGMSWGKGGALTGERLKQVQSFNLYVNSMDGGAHEGVLYFDDIKAIYDPALPDLSGENGGQPEAHAPGILYQFTSAGDIAGWTAANGSSANAGTPVFAEEEQAVSVAFALVNTGQNDDGSFKQSFELAVDPAKLNITGLDTLTAKVKLSGGSAKARLFIKTGAGWTWTDSGTPVTVDASGYTALSISLPDAAKADGADLSAVKTIGVKIEDISNDGGTSNLYLKEVTLAAAVQ